CAGTTTGTATAAATGTTTCATTTTCATCAATAGTAAATTCTTTAAATGATGTTGAACCATCGTTAAAAGAAAACCTTACTGAAGCAAAATCAGTTTGATTTTTATTGGTTAAAAAAACACGATAAGAATCATCTTTAGAGGCGCTAGAACCAATAATAACTTTAAATTTTCTTCTTTTTTCTTCGGATGTAATTTTTTCAGTAACTTTAAAATCAGCATCAATTTTATAGCCATATACATTTTTTGCATCTGCTACAAAAAAAGCAATTTCATCAGTTTCTGTATTCACAACAGGAATTACATCTTTTATATCTGATGCTGATGTTTTTAAATCGTTCTGAAAAGTTATTAATGTTTCTTGTGATAAAACAGCAACACTAAAACACATAAAAAGTGCACTTAAAATATTCTTGATCATATTTATTTTTTAACTAACTTCTTGTCCGTTTTTAACTTTTTTTCCTGGTTCCATAAATGCTAATTTTCCATCTGGAGTATCAGTCATTAAAATCATTCCTTGGCTTTCTACACCACGTATTTTTCTAGGTTCTAAATTCACTAAAACAGAAACTTGCTGTCCAATAATTTCATCAGGAGAAAAGCTTTCTGCAATTCCAGAAACAATGGTTCTTGTATCAATACCAACATCAACCTTTAATTTCAAAAGTTTTTTTGTTTTGGTAACTTTTTCAGCTTCTAAAATGGTTCCAATTCTAATATCTAACTTTGTAAAATCTTCAAAATCGATGGTTTCTTTTTGAGGAGCAACTATTTTTTTCTCTTGTTCATTCGCGATTTTAGTAGCTTCTAATTTCTCAATTTGAGCATCAATCGTTTTGTCTTCAATTTTAGAAAACAATAATTCGCCTTTTTCAATTTGATGATTGGCATCAATTAAAATATTTTTTTCAGTGATATTTTGCCAAGATAAGTTTTCATCAATATTTAAAATTCCTTTTAGTTTTGTAGATGTAAAAGGTAAAAATGGTTCTGCTAAAACTGCTAAAGCTGTAGATATTTGTAGAGCAACATACATAATTGTTTGTACACGTTCTGCATCAACTTTAATCTTTTTCCAAGGTTCTTCATCAGCTAAATACTTGTTTCCAAGTCTTGCTAAATTCATTAATTCTTGGCTTGCTTCTCTAAATCTATATCTTTCTATTGATTTTCCAATTATGTTTGGAAACTCTTTTACAGCCGCTAAAATATCTTCATCAACTTCTGAAAAATTGTTTGGTTCAGGTATAATTCCTTGATAGTATTTGTTGGTTAAAACCACAACTCTATTAATAAAATTACCAAAAATGGCAACTAATTCGTTGTTATTTTTTGCCTGAAAATCTTTCCAAGTAAAATCGTTGTCTTTGCTTTCTGGAGCGTTTGCAGTTAATGTATAACGTAAAACATCTTGCTGATTTGGAAACTCTTCCAAATACTCATGCAACCAAACTGCCCAGTTTTTAGAAGTCGATAATTTATTGCCCTCTAAATTCAAGAATTCGTTTGCAGGCACATTATCTGGTAAAATATAATCTCCATGCGCTTTTAACATCGATGGAAATATAATACAGTGAAAAACAATATTGTCTTTCCCAATAAAATGAACCAATTTTGTATCGTCTTTTTTCCAGTAGTCTTCCCAGTTTTTGCCTTCTTTTGATGCCCATTCTTTGGTAGATGATATGTAGCCAATTGGCGCATCAAACCAAACATATAAAA
The DNA window shown above is from Polaribacter sp. Hel_I_88 and carries:
- the metG gene encoding methionine--tRNA ligase; the encoded protein is MKENSMNTPKRYTITAALPYTNGPIHIGHLAGVYVPADIYARYLRLKGKDVAFISGSDEHGVAIPMRAKKEGVSPQEIIDKYHGIIKKSFVDFGISFDNYSRTSAEIHHKTASDFFTKLYNDGEFIEETSEQLYDAEADQFLADRFIVGTCPKCGFEESYGDQCENCGTSHNATDLINPKSAITGNVPTVKETKHWFLPLDKHEAFLKNWVGSKKDWKPNVLGQVNSWINDGLRPRAVTRDLDWGIPVPLKDADGKVLYVWFDAPIGYISSTKEWASKEGKNWEDYWKKDDTKLVHFIGKDNIVFHCIIFPSMLKAHGDYILPDNVPANEFLNLEGNKLSTSKNWAVWLHEYLEEFPNQQDVLRYTLTANAPESKDNDFTWKDFQAKNNNELVAIFGNFINRVVVLTNKYYQGIIPEPNNFSEVDEDILAAVKEFPNIIGKSIERYRFREASQELMNLARLGNKYLADEEPWKKIKVDAERVQTIMYVALQISTALAVLAEPFLPFTSTKLKGILNIDENLSWQNITEKNILIDANHQIEKGELLFSKIEDKTIDAQIEKLEATKIANEQEKKIVAPQKETIDFEDFTKLDIRIGTILEAEKVTKTKKLLKLKVDVGIDTRTIVSGIAESFSPDEIIGQQVSVLVNLEPRKIRGVESQGMILMTDTPDGKLAFMEPGKKVKNGQEVS